In one window of Osmia lignaria lignaria isolate PbOS001 chromosome 11, iyOsmLign1, whole genome shotgun sequence DNA:
- the Vinc gene encoding vinculin isoform X4 has protein sequence MPVFHTKTIESILEPVAQQVSRLVILHEEAEDGNAMPDLGRPVQAVSMAVANLVKVGKETINSSDDALLKQDMPAALQRVEGASRLLEEASAMLKQDPYSGPARKKLIEGSRGILQGTSSLLLCFDESEVRKIIRECKRVLDYLAVAEVIETMEDLVHFLKNLSPCLSKVSKEVSAREKELTHQVHREILVRCLEQVKTLAPILICSMKIFIHIISQGGKGAEEAAENRNYLSGRMSDELNEIIRVLQLTTYDEEEWDADQLTVLKKAQSAIESRIRAAYDWLDDGLALRGGVGEKSLRQIVEQAQRLAERYLPPSQAEPLQKLTSQIVTMTNALCELRQNEKGTTPQAEALARGIKEKTNELRSSIASAIVAADKSGTTQTAHTVAGRLEQANKWLLNPQHDDKGLGQRAIALIIHEGKKVAEGLPGIHKAEILQLCDEVDNLSHQLGDLCAHGQGNTPRAQEIARQLSHKLYELKNRIQQAVVSRVVEDFIDITTPLKQFTDAVLAPQGTPGRDQNFNDKTHALQTFSNRAAKTARMVAAGGSGGNKKLAEALTASASQVESLTPQLINAGRIRMTYADSKAADEHFENLRQQYAETMQRARALCDEATDSGDFIRTSEEQMQKHSFLCEEAIAKTHPQKMVDNTAAIARLANRVILVAKQESDNSEDPAFIQRVNHATDILQNSVAPMVQDAKLVAININDSNAVSRWRESNRSLLANVGQVRKAIIVQPDLIPPPEVSQLHLNDDAQLPTRQYNYFTDKEVAPPRPPLPGGDIPPPRPPPPETDDEDEMFMHAPQPNQPIMMAAHGLHQEVRQWSSKDNEIIAAAKKMAILMGRLSGLVRGEGGNKRDLIACAKAIAEASQEVTRLAKELARECTDKRIRTNLLQVCERIPTIGTQLKILSTVKATMLGAQGTEEDQEATDMLVGNAQNLMQSVKETVRAAECASIKIRTASGMKLRWVRRQPWYQ, from the exons ATGCCAGTATTTCATACGAAAACTATAGAAAGCATCCTTGAACCTGTCGCACAGCag gTTTCAAGGCTTGTTATTCTTCACGAAGAAGCCGAAGATGGAAATGCGATGCCTGATTTGGGTAGACCTGTACAAGCAGTTAGTATGGCAGTGGCAAATCTTGTAAAg GTTggaaaagaaacaataaattcttctGATGATGCTTTACTTAAACAAGATATGCCTGCAGCCTTACAACGTGTGGAGGGAGCTTCGCGTCTCTTGGAAGAAGCATCAGCAATGTTAAAACAAGATCCTTATTCTGGACCAGCTAG AAAAAAACTTATCGAAGGATCGCGCGGTATTCTCCAAGGAACCAgttcattattattatgtttCGATGAAAGCGAAGTACGTAAAATAATCCGAGAATGTAAGAGAGTATTAGATTATTTGGCAGTGGCCGAAGTTATCGAGACAATGGAAGATTTAGTTCATTTCCTTAAAAATTTAAGTCCTTGCCTCAGTAAAGTATCGAAGGAAGTAAGCGCTCGTGAAAAAGAATTAACTCATCAGGTACACAGAGAAATCCTAGTGCGCTGTTTGGAGCAA GTAAAAACACTTGCACCAATTCTTATCTGttctatgaaaatatttattcatattaTCTCCCAAGGAGGTAAAGGAGCAGAAGAGGCCGCTGAAAATCGTAATTATCTATCCGGCAGGATGTCAGATGAATTAAACGAAATTATTAGAGTATTACAATTGACAACGTACGATGAAGAAGAGTGGGATGCGGATCAATTAACA GTATTAAAAAAAGCCCAGAGTGCCATAGAATCTAGAATACGAGCTGCCTATGATTGGTTGGACGATGGTCTTGCTTTACGCGGTGGCGTAGGAGAGAAAAGCCTTCGTCAAATAGTTGAACAAGCacagcgattagcagagagatATCTTCCTCCTTCGCAAGCAGAGCCATTACAAAAATTAACTTCCCAGATCGTTACTATGACCAATGCTCTTTGCGAGCTAAGACAGAATGAAAAAG gaACTACGCCTCAAGCAGAAGCTTTAGCACGTGGCATAAAAGAGAAGACAAACGAACTTCGTAGCTCCATCGCTTCTGCTATTGTAGCAGCAGATAAATCTGGAACCACCCAAACTGCTCACACAGTTGCAGGTCGTTTAGAACAGGCCAATAAATGGTTACTTAATCCGCAACACGACGACAAAGGACTTGGCCAGAGGGCAATAGCTCTGATTATTCATGAAGGGAAAAAG GTTGCCGAGGGCTTACCAGGCATCCACAAGGCAGAGATTTTACAATTGTGCGACGAGGTTGACAATCTCTCTCACCAACTGGGAGACTTGTGTGCTCATGGTCAAGGAAATACTCCCCGCGCTCAGGAAATTGCCCGTCAATTATCGCATAAATTGTATGAActaaaaaatagaatacaacAAGCGGTCGTGTCAAGAGTGGTTGAAGATTTCATTGATATAACTACACCTTTGAAACAATTTACGGATGCTGTGTTAGCTCCACAGGGCACACCGGGACGCGATCAAAATTTCAATGATAAAACGCATGCTCTTCAAACGTTCTCGAATAGAGCGGCAAAAACTGCTAGAATGGTCGCAGCTGGCG gAAGTGGAGGAAACAAAAAGTTAGCAGAAGCATTGACCGCGAGCGCATCCCAAGTTGAGTCTCTAACACCGCAGTTAATTAATGCTGGCCGAATTCGAATGACTTATGCGGACAGCAAAGCGGCCGACgaacattttgaaaatctgCGACAACAATACGCGGAAACAATGCAGAGAGCACGAGCGCTATGCGACGAAGCTACCGATAGCGGAGATTTTATTCGAACTTCCGAGGAACAAATGCAAAAACATTCGTTTCTCTGTGAAGAGGCTATTGCTAAAACTCATCCGCAAAAGATGGTCGACAATACGGCTGCTATTGCTAGATTGGCTAACAGGGTAATACTTGTTGCGAAACAAGAAAGCGATAACAGCGAAGATCCTGCATTTATTCAAAGAGTAAATCATGCTACGGATATCCTTCAAAATA GTGTCGCTCCAATGGTTCAAGATGCAAAATTAGTTGCAATTAACATTAATGACAGTAACGCAGTGTCTCGTTGGAGGGAAAGTAATCGTTCG CTTTTAGCCAATGTTGGTCAAGTTCGTAAAGCCATCATCGTTCAACCAGATTTAATACCTCCGCCAGAGGTGTCACAATTACATCTTAACGATG ACGCACAATTGCCAACCCGTCAATATAATTACTTCACAGATAAAg aagtTGCCCCTCCACGTCCACCTTTACCTGGTGGAGATATACCACCCCCGCGACCACCACCTCCAGAGACAGATGATGAGGATGAAATGTTTATGCATGCGCCACAACCTAATCAGCCCATTATG aTGGCTGCCCATGGATTGCATCAAGAAGTACGGCAATGGTCCAGCAAAGATAATGAAATTATTGCAGCAGCAAAGAAGATGGCTATTCTAATGGGTAGATTATCAGGTTTGGTTCGAGGAGAAGGTGGTAATAAAAGAGACTTGATTGCCTGTGCCAAAGCCATTGCAGAAGCTTCTCAAGAAGTGACTCGTTTGGCTAAAGAGCTTGCTAGGGAATGTACCGATAAACGTATTCGTACA aatcttCTTCAAGTTTGTGAACGTATACCTACTATAGGTACACAGTTAAAGATATTGTCAACTGTAAAGGCAACAATGTTAGGTGCCCAAG GTACAGAAGAGGATCAAGAAGCAACAGATATGCTTGTTGGCAATGCTCAAAACCTCATGCAAAGCGTGAAAGAAACGGTTCGTGCAGCAGAATGCGCGAGCATCAAAATACGTACCGCGTCTGGTATGAAGTTACGATGGGTGAGACGTCAACCATGGTATCAGTAA
- the Vinc gene encoding vinculin isoform X2 yields the protein MPVFHTKTIESILEPVAQQVSRLVILHEEAEDGNAMPDLGRPVQAVSMAVANLVKVGKETINSSDDALLKQDMPAALQRVEGASRLLEEASAMLKQDPYSGPARKKLIEGSRGILQGTSSLLLCFDESEVRKIIRECKRVLDYLAVAEVIETMEDLVHFLKNLSPCLSKVSKEVSAREKELTHQVHREILVRCLEQVKTLAPILICSMKIFIHIISQGGKGAEEAAENRNYLSGRMSDELNEIIRVLQLTTYDEEEWDADQLTVLKKAQSAIESRIRAAYDWLDDGLALRGGVGEKSLRQIVEQAQRLAERYLPPSQAEPLQKLTSQIVTMTNALCELRQNEKGTTPQAEALARGIKEKTNELRSSIASAIVAADKSGTTQTAHTVAGRLEQANKWLLNPQHDDKGLGQRAIALIIHEGKKVAEGLPGIHKAEILQLCDEVDNLSHQLGDLCAHGQGNTPRAQEIARQLSHKLYELKNRIQQAVVSRVVEDFIDITTPLKQFTDAVLAPQGTPGRDQNFNDKTHALQTFSNRAAKTARMVAAGGSGGNKKLAEALTASASQVESLTPQLINAGRIRMTYADSKAADEHFENLRQQYAETMQRARALCDEATDSGDFIRTSEEQMQKHSFLCEEAIAKTHPQKMVDNTAAIARLANRVILVAKQESDNSEDPAFIQRVNHATDILQNSVAPMVQDAKLVAININDSNAVSRWRESNRSLLANVGQVRKAIIVQPDLIPPPEVSQLHLNDDAQLPTRQYNYFTDKVGEPLRNQPSPSNLRVMSPNLNTNKSQQRSVSPLPKWAREEVAPPRPPLPGGDIPPPRPPPPETDDEDEMFMHAPQPNQPIMMAAHGLHQEVRQWSSKDNEIIAAAKKMAILMGRLSGLVRGEGGNKRDLIACAKAIAEASQEVTRLAKELARECTDKRIRTNLLQVCERIPTIGTQLKILSTVKATMLGAQGTEEDQEATDMLVGNAQNLMQSVKETVRAAECASIKIRTASGMKLRWVRRQPWYQ from the exons ATGCCAGTATTTCATACGAAAACTATAGAAAGCATCCTTGAACCTGTCGCACAGCag gTTTCAAGGCTTGTTATTCTTCACGAAGAAGCCGAAGATGGAAATGCGATGCCTGATTTGGGTAGACCTGTACAAGCAGTTAGTATGGCAGTGGCAAATCTTGTAAAg GTTggaaaagaaacaataaattcttctGATGATGCTTTACTTAAACAAGATATGCCTGCAGCCTTACAACGTGTGGAGGGAGCTTCGCGTCTCTTGGAAGAAGCATCAGCAATGTTAAAACAAGATCCTTATTCTGGACCAGCTAG AAAAAAACTTATCGAAGGATCGCGCGGTATTCTCCAAGGAACCAgttcattattattatgtttCGATGAAAGCGAAGTACGTAAAATAATCCGAGAATGTAAGAGAGTATTAGATTATTTGGCAGTGGCCGAAGTTATCGAGACAATGGAAGATTTAGTTCATTTCCTTAAAAATTTAAGTCCTTGCCTCAGTAAAGTATCGAAGGAAGTAAGCGCTCGTGAAAAAGAATTAACTCATCAGGTACACAGAGAAATCCTAGTGCGCTGTTTGGAGCAA GTAAAAACACTTGCACCAATTCTTATCTGttctatgaaaatatttattcatattaTCTCCCAAGGAGGTAAAGGAGCAGAAGAGGCCGCTGAAAATCGTAATTATCTATCCGGCAGGATGTCAGATGAATTAAACGAAATTATTAGAGTATTACAATTGACAACGTACGATGAAGAAGAGTGGGATGCGGATCAATTAACA GTATTAAAAAAAGCCCAGAGTGCCATAGAATCTAGAATACGAGCTGCCTATGATTGGTTGGACGATGGTCTTGCTTTACGCGGTGGCGTAGGAGAGAAAAGCCTTCGTCAAATAGTTGAACAAGCacagcgattagcagagagatATCTTCCTCCTTCGCAAGCAGAGCCATTACAAAAATTAACTTCCCAGATCGTTACTATGACCAATGCTCTTTGCGAGCTAAGACAGAATGAAAAAG gaACTACGCCTCAAGCAGAAGCTTTAGCACGTGGCATAAAAGAGAAGACAAACGAACTTCGTAGCTCCATCGCTTCTGCTATTGTAGCAGCAGATAAATCTGGAACCACCCAAACTGCTCACACAGTTGCAGGTCGTTTAGAACAGGCCAATAAATGGTTACTTAATCCGCAACACGACGACAAAGGACTTGGCCAGAGGGCAATAGCTCTGATTATTCATGAAGGGAAAAAG GTTGCCGAGGGCTTACCAGGCATCCACAAGGCAGAGATTTTACAATTGTGCGACGAGGTTGACAATCTCTCTCACCAACTGGGAGACTTGTGTGCTCATGGTCAAGGAAATACTCCCCGCGCTCAGGAAATTGCCCGTCAATTATCGCATAAATTGTATGAActaaaaaatagaatacaacAAGCGGTCGTGTCAAGAGTGGTTGAAGATTTCATTGATATAACTACACCTTTGAAACAATTTACGGATGCTGTGTTAGCTCCACAGGGCACACCGGGACGCGATCAAAATTTCAATGATAAAACGCATGCTCTTCAAACGTTCTCGAATAGAGCGGCAAAAACTGCTAGAATGGTCGCAGCTGGCG gAAGTGGAGGAAACAAAAAGTTAGCAGAAGCATTGACCGCGAGCGCATCCCAAGTTGAGTCTCTAACACCGCAGTTAATTAATGCTGGCCGAATTCGAATGACTTATGCGGACAGCAAAGCGGCCGACgaacattttgaaaatctgCGACAACAATACGCGGAAACAATGCAGAGAGCACGAGCGCTATGCGACGAAGCTACCGATAGCGGAGATTTTATTCGAACTTCCGAGGAACAAATGCAAAAACATTCGTTTCTCTGTGAAGAGGCTATTGCTAAAACTCATCCGCAAAAGATGGTCGACAATACGGCTGCTATTGCTAGATTGGCTAACAGGGTAATACTTGTTGCGAAACAAGAAAGCGATAACAGCGAAGATCCTGCATTTATTCAAAGAGTAAATCATGCTACGGATATCCTTCAAAATA GTGTCGCTCCAATGGTTCAAGATGCAAAATTAGTTGCAATTAACATTAATGACAGTAACGCAGTGTCTCGTTGGAGGGAAAGTAATCGTTCG CTTTTAGCCAATGTTGGTCAAGTTCGTAAAGCCATCATCGTTCAACCAGATTTAATACCTCCGCCAGAGGTGTCACAATTACATCTTAACGATG ACGCACAATTGCCAACCCGTCAATATAATTACTTCACAGATAAAg TTGGTGAGCCTTTAAGAAATCAACCATCGCCAAGCAATTTACGTGTCATGAGCCCTAATCTGAACACAAATAAATCTCAACAACGTTCTGTCAGTCCATTACCTAAGTGGGCGCGTGAAG aagtTGCCCCTCCACGTCCACCTTTACCTGGTGGAGATATACCACCCCCGCGACCACCACCTCCAGAGACAGATGATGAGGATGAAATGTTTATGCATGCGCCACAACCTAATCAGCCCATTATG aTGGCTGCCCATGGATTGCATCAAGAAGTACGGCAATGGTCCAGCAAAGATAATGAAATTATTGCAGCAGCAAAGAAGATGGCTATTCTAATGGGTAGATTATCAGGTTTGGTTCGAGGAGAAGGTGGTAATAAAAGAGACTTGATTGCCTGTGCCAAAGCCATTGCAGAAGCTTCTCAAGAAGTGACTCGTTTGGCTAAAGAGCTTGCTAGGGAATGTACCGATAAACGTATTCGTACA aatcttCTTCAAGTTTGTGAACGTATACCTACTATAGGTACACAGTTAAAGATATTGTCAACTGTAAAGGCAACAATGTTAGGTGCCCAAG GTACAGAAGAGGATCAAGAAGCAACAGATATGCTTGTTGGCAATGCTCAAAACCTCATGCAAAGCGTGAAAGAAACGGTTCGTGCAGCAGAATGCGCGAGCATCAAAATACGTACCGCGTCTGGTATGAAGTTACGATGGGTGAGACGTCAACCATGGTATCAGTAA
- the Vinc gene encoding vinculin isoform X5 has translation MPVFHTKTIESILEPVAQQVSRLVILHEEAEDGNAMPDLGRPVQAVSMAVANLVKVGKETINSSDDALLKQDMPAALQRVEGASRLLEEASAMLKQDPYSGPARKKLIEGSRGILQGTSSLLLCFDESEVRKIIRECKRVLDYLAVAEVIETMEDLVHFLKNLSPCLSKVSKEVSAREKELTHQVHREILVRCLEQVKTLAPILICSMKIFIHIISQGGKGAEEAAENRNYLSGRMSDELNEIIRVLQLTTYDEEEWDADQLTVLKKAQSAIESRIRAAYDWLDDGLALRGGVGEKSLRQIVEQAQRLAERYLPPSQAEPLQKLTSQIVTMTNALCELRQNEKGTTPQAEALARGIKEKTNELRSSIASAIVAADKSGTTQTAHTVAGRLEQANKWLLNPQHDDKGLGQRAIALIIHEGKKVAEGLPGIHKAEILQLCDEVDNLSHQLGDLCAHGQGNTPRAQEIARQLSHKLYELKNRIQQAVVSRVVEDFIDITTPLKQFTDAVLAPQGTPGRDQNFNDKTHALQTFSNRAAKTARMVAAGGSGGNKKLAEALTASASQVESLTPQLINAGRIRMTYADSKAADEHFENLRQQYAETMQRARALCDEATDSGDFIRTSEEQMQKHSFLCEEAIAKTHPQKMVDNTAAIARLANRVILVAKQESDNSEDPAFIQRVNHATDILQNSVAPMVQDAKLVAININDSNAVSRWRESNRSLLANVGQVRKAIIVQPDLIPPPEVSQLHLNDEVAPPRPPLPGGDIPPPRPPPPETDDEDEMFMHAPQPNQPIMMAAHGLHQEVRQWSSKDNEIIAAAKKMAILMGRLSGLVRGEGGNKRDLIACAKAIAEASQEVTRLAKELARECTDKRIRTNLLQVCERIPTIGTQLKILSTVKATMLGAQGTEEDQEATDMLVGNAQNLMQSVKETVRAAECASIKIRTASGMKLRWVRRQPWYQ, from the exons ATGCCAGTATTTCATACGAAAACTATAGAAAGCATCCTTGAACCTGTCGCACAGCag gTTTCAAGGCTTGTTATTCTTCACGAAGAAGCCGAAGATGGAAATGCGATGCCTGATTTGGGTAGACCTGTACAAGCAGTTAGTATGGCAGTGGCAAATCTTGTAAAg GTTggaaaagaaacaataaattcttctGATGATGCTTTACTTAAACAAGATATGCCTGCAGCCTTACAACGTGTGGAGGGAGCTTCGCGTCTCTTGGAAGAAGCATCAGCAATGTTAAAACAAGATCCTTATTCTGGACCAGCTAG AAAAAAACTTATCGAAGGATCGCGCGGTATTCTCCAAGGAACCAgttcattattattatgtttCGATGAAAGCGAAGTACGTAAAATAATCCGAGAATGTAAGAGAGTATTAGATTATTTGGCAGTGGCCGAAGTTATCGAGACAATGGAAGATTTAGTTCATTTCCTTAAAAATTTAAGTCCTTGCCTCAGTAAAGTATCGAAGGAAGTAAGCGCTCGTGAAAAAGAATTAACTCATCAGGTACACAGAGAAATCCTAGTGCGCTGTTTGGAGCAA GTAAAAACACTTGCACCAATTCTTATCTGttctatgaaaatatttattcatattaTCTCCCAAGGAGGTAAAGGAGCAGAAGAGGCCGCTGAAAATCGTAATTATCTATCCGGCAGGATGTCAGATGAATTAAACGAAATTATTAGAGTATTACAATTGACAACGTACGATGAAGAAGAGTGGGATGCGGATCAATTAACA GTATTAAAAAAAGCCCAGAGTGCCATAGAATCTAGAATACGAGCTGCCTATGATTGGTTGGACGATGGTCTTGCTTTACGCGGTGGCGTAGGAGAGAAAAGCCTTCGTCAAATAGTTGAACAAGCacagcgattagcagagagatATCTTCCTCCTTCGCAAGCAGAGCCATTACAAAAATTAACTTCCCAGATCGTTACTATGACCAATGCTCTTTGCGAGCTAAGACAGAATGAAAAAG gaACTACGCCTCAAGCAGAAGCTTTAGCACGTGGCATAAAAGAGAAGACAAACGAACTTCGTAGCTCCATCGCTTCTGCTATTGTAGCAGCAGATAAATCTGGAACCACCCAAACTGCTCACACAGTTGCAGGTCGTTTAGAACAGGCCAATAAATGGTTACTTAATCCGCAACACGACGACAAAGGACTTGGCCAGAGGGCAATAGCTCTGATTATTCATGAAGGGAAAAAG GTTGCCGAGGGCTTACCAGGCATCCACAAGGCAGAGATTTTACAATTGTGCGACGAGGTTGACAATCTCTCTCACCAACTGGGAGACTTGTGTGCTCATGGTCAAGGAAATACTCCCCGCGCTCAGGAAATTGCCCGTCAATTATCGCATAAATTGTATGAActaaaaaatagaatacaacAAGCGGTCGTGTCAAGAGTGGTTGAAGATTTCATTGATATAACTACACCTTTGAAACAATTTACGGATGCTGTGTTAGCTCCACAGGGCACACCGGGACGCGATCAAAATTTCAATGATAAAACGCATGCTCTTCAAACGTTCTCGAATAGAGCGGCAAAAACTGCTAGAATGGTCGCAGCTGGCG gAAGTGGAGGAAACAAAAAGTTAGCAGAAGCATTGACCGCGAGCGCATCCCAAGTTGAGTCTCTAACACCGCAGTTAATTAATGCTGGCCGAATTCGAATGACTTATGCGGACAGCAAAGCGGCCGACgaacattttgaaaatctgCGACAACAATACGCGGAAACAATGCAGAGAGCACGAGCGCTATGCGACGAAGCTACCGATAGCGGAGATTTTATTCGAACTTCCGAGGAACAAATGCAAAAACATTCGTTTCTCTGTGAAGAGGCTATTGCTAAAACTCATCCGCAAAAGATGGTCGACAATACGGCTGCTATTGCTAGATTGGCTAACAGGGTAATACTTGTTGCGAAACAAGAAAGCGATAACAGCGAAGATCCTGCATTTATTCAAAGAGTAAATCATGCTACGGATATCCTTCAAAATA GTGTCGCTCCAATGGTTCAAGATGCAAAATTAGTTGCAATTAACATTAATGACAGTAACGCAGTGTCTCGTTGGAGGGAAAGTAATCGTTCG CTTTTAGCCAATGTTGGTCAAGTTCGTAAAGCCATCATCGTTCAACCAGATTTAATACCTCCGCCAGAGGTGTCACAATTACATCTTAACGATG aagtTGCCCCTCCACGTCCACCTTTACCTGGTGGAGATATACCACCCCCGCGACCACCACCTCCAGAGACAGATGATGAGGATGAAATGTTTATGCATGCGCCACAACCTAATCAGCCCATTATG aTGGCTGCCCATGGATTGCATCAAGAAGTACGGCAATGGTCCAGCAAAGATAATGAAATTATTGCAGCAGCAAAGAAGATGGCTATTCTAATGGGTAGATTATCAGGTTTGGTTCGAGGAGAAGGTGGTAATAAAAGAGACTTGATTGCCTGTGCCAAAGCCATTGCAGAAGCTTCTCAAGAAGTGACTCGTTTGGCTAAAGAGCTTGCTAGGGAATGTACCGATAAACGTATTCGTACA aatcttCTTCAAGTTTGTGAACGTATACCTACTATAGGTACACAGTTAAAGATATTGTCAACTGTAAAGGCAACAATGTTAGGTGCCCAAG GTACAGAAGAGGATCAAGAAGCAACAGATATGCTTGTTGGCAATGCTCAAAACCTCATGCAAAGCGTGAAAGAAACGGTTCGTGCAGCAGAATGCGCGAGCATCAAAATACGTACCGCGTCTGGTATGAAGTTACGATGGGTGAGACGTCAACCATGGTATCAGTAA